TTTAGAGGGttagatgttttttttttttaaatatgattttttgttttttcttagtggtttaattatattaatttttttttctttttttcttaatGGCTTAATTGTAttgataaatatttttttttgtttttcttaatggttaaaattatattgaaaagtattatttttatttttattaatggcttaattatatttaaaaatattttttttccttaATGGCCAAAAAaatgttgatttttttttcttaatgGCTTTAAtatatagaaaaaatatttgtttttttttcttaatggcttattattttgattttttttgtttttcttaatggcttatatttaaaaatatttttttgaaAATGGTTTACTGCTATTCTTTCCTGTTAATGGTGGCCCTGTTACTATGGAAGTtaatggaattatcagggggaaagcgccaagccattacgactatatagcactgggaagggatcaggataaggatttgggatgggacggggtgaaaggaatggtgcctaaccacttgtagggacggttggggattgaacccttacctgcatgaagcgagaccgtcgctttaacAGCCTAAAGTAGTTGGGCTGTtaatagggaataagtttagtctaGGGATCTTAATTACTTAGCGTGAAAGAACAGGAATTTTAGCCTCAATAAGCCAGAGTTACTTTCAGATCTTGAGTCTTATCCCCCTTAAACATCTCAGGATTTCTTGATCTCCTTAAGATCTCGAGTTAAAGTCTCAAGATATATATAGTGACTTGGATTTCGCATGCATCAATACACCtcccattaatatataatgacttactgtaaatatatagctcttgaaatagcactctctgtaactagctgacattgtcactataaggtgtgaaggatagatgatattgtttatgtaataatctaagatgaggtctgataaagaccttttgtgcccctctgtaatgctttttgctctaccgctcacaggatgggtatggggtgcacaataaactagtaataaactggagccggtcggccgagcggacagcacgctggacttgtgatcccgtggtcccgggttcgatcccaggagccggcgagaaacaatgggcagagtttctttcaccctatgcccctgttacctagtagtaaaataggtacctgggtgttagtcagctgtcacgggctgcttcctggggggtggaggcctagtcgaggaccgggccgcggggacactaaagccccgaaatcatttcaagatagccTCAGGGGgcaacaaacaaacaaataaatcaataaatattaTTGCTCGATCTCAGATGACCTCTGCTACTTAATCTTCCTAAATTTAGCGTCTTTGATAATGTATCTCAGATTGAATCTTATTCATTTTGATCTTCGAGtcattgtattgttgtattttatacatctgagctcctacaaagaacgttgtatttcgctcgtatgcgtcatataagatcaaaaaaaaaaaaattgtcgtactggaaTATGGAAATGGCTTCGGAAAATGACGTActgacccgttttctgttttaggtcctctggtagattaggataagaaaattgtcgtactaggatAAGAAAACTTTAAATGAACAGTTTTCTTAACATTGAGAAACCTAAGGAGGACGGGATGATCAGATGAGGTTTCTTCAAACTTTTTATATATCatataattattttttgtttacatatatatatatatatatcttgttttagcgaattttctcaattgatttcatatattttattgtGCAGTTTGGCCTGATAGAATGTCcagatttttattttattttacgtaGACTAAATCCTTAAAAATTTTGAGTAGTTTAGTATTTAATCttagacatgggggggggggggggaagggggttagttgccccccccccaaaaaaaaaaaatcccttgaAAGCATtagaataaaataaaataaaaatggatTATTTATTTGCGAATTATGCGTTGATAACttttaaaaaaaatgctattCATTCTTGGTGACAATGAAAGTTGAATGATACGAAACACGTCGATCTTTTAAATGTATTTTCCTTAATCAGCCAATACGTCTGTAAACGTTTGTAGATTATTAGGATATATTTAATCAATACGTCTGTAAACGTTTGTAGATTATTAGGATATATTTAACCAATACGTCTAAACGTTTGTAGATTATTAGGATATATTTAATCAATACGTCTGTAAACGTTTGTAGATTATTAGGATATATTTAATCAATACGTCTGTAAACGTTTGTAGATTATTAGGATATATTTAACCAATACGTCTAAACGTTTGTAGATTATTAGGATATATTTAATCAATACGTCTGTAAACGTTTGTAGATTATTAGGATATATTTAACCAATACGTCTAAACGTTTGTAGATTATTAGGATATATTTAACCAATACGTTTGTAAACGTTTGTAAATTATTAGGATATATTTAACCAATACGTCTAAACGTTTGTAGATTATTAGGATATATTTAACCAATACGTCTAAACGTTTGTAGATTATTAGGATATATTTAACCAATACGTCTAAACGTTTGTAGATTATTAGGATATATTTAACCAATACGTCTGTAAACGTTTGTAGATTATTAGGATATATTTAATCAATACGTCTGTAAACGTTTGTAGATTATTAGGATATATTTAACCCATACGTCTAAACGTTTGTAGATTATTAGGATATATTTAATCAATACGTCTGTAAACGTTTGTAGATTATTAGGATATATTTAACCAATACGTCTAAACGTTTGTAGATTATTAGGATATATTTAATCAATACGTCTGTAAACGTTTGTAGATTATTAGGATATATTTAACCAATACGTCTAAACGTTTGTAGATTATTAGGATATATTTAACCAATACGTCTGTAAACGTTTGTAAATTATTAGGATATATTTAACCAATACGTCTAAACGTTTGTAGATTATTAGGATATATTTAACCAATACGTCTAAACGTTTGTAGATTATTAGGATATATTTAACCAATACGTCTAAACGTTTGTAGATTATTAGGATATATTCAACCAATACGTCTGAACGTTTTTTAGACAACTAGAAGAGATTCTACAAGTACGTTAGTCAAATTTCAACGTATGCCTAATGGGAGTAAACTTAAAGCCTAAAGATTTGCATATTTTTTCCACTCACATTAGAGCATATTAATTCTTAATTTCAGATTCGTTAGAAGATTTCACCTTTCGCGTCATACGAGCACATGACTCACTTGTAAATGACGTTGTAAATTACTTTGTAAATGACGTTGTAAATTACTTTGTAAATTACTTTGTAAATGACGTTGTAAATTACTTTGTAAATGACGTTGTAAATTACTTTGTAAATTACTTTGTAAATTACTTTGTAAATTACTTTGTAAATTACTTTGTAAATTACTTTGTAAATTACTTTGTAAATTACTTTGTAAATTACTTTGTAAATTACTTTGTAAATGACGTTGTAAATTACTTTGTAAATTACTTTGTAAATTACTTTGTAAATTACTTTGTAAATGACTTTGTAAATTACTTTGTAAATTACTTTGTAAATTACTTTGTAAATTACTTTGTAAATTACTTTGTAAATTACTTTGTAAATGACGTTGTAAATGACGTTGTAAATTACTTTGTAAATTACTTTGTAAATTACTTTGTAAATTACTTTGTAAATTACTTTGTAAATTACTTTGTAAATTACTTTGTAAATTACTTTGTAAATTACTTTGTATCATCTCGTGAGATCAAAAACGTACATAGTTTTCCCTGTACTTTtgggctctctctctgtctctgtctctctctctctctctctctctctctctctctctctctctctctctctctctctctctctctctctctctctctctctgtctctctctctctctctctctctctctctctgtctctctctctctctctgtctctctctctctctctgtctctctctctctctctctctctctctgtctctctctctctctctctctctctctctctctctctctctctctctctctctctctctctctctctgtctctctctctctctctgtctctctctctctctctctctctctctgtctctctctctctctctctctctctgtctctctctctctctctgtctctctctctctctctgtctctctctctctctctgtctctctctctctctctctctctctctctctctctctctctctctctgtctctctctctctctctctctctctctctctctctctgtctctctctctctctctgtctctctctctctctctgtctctctctctctctctctgtctctctctctctctctctctctctctgtctctctctctctctctgtctctctctctctctctgtctctctctctctctctgtctctctctctctctctctctctctctctctctctctctctctctctctctctctctctctctctctctgtctctctctctctctctctctctctctctctctctctctgtctctctctctctctctgtctctctctctctctctgtctctctctctctctctgtctctctctctctctctctctctctgtctctctctctctctctgtctctctctctctctctgtctctctctctctctctgtctctctctctctctctctctctctctctctctctctctctctctctctctctctctctctctctcaaaaatagTTGGTGTAATActaatacaatacagtacattaaACTGTGTAACTAGTCTATCAGGACtgtaatttgcttagctaaatataCCTTTTAggaggagaaagggggggggaggggagggaagttcagttcctgagcccattatgtaccgCTGTAACCCCTTATCCGGTACCGGCTACAGGATGAGGGTGAAAAGGATCTATTAAGAGAAATGGCCAAGccatattacgactatatagcacttggaaaggggtcaggataaggatctgggatgggacgaagggaaaggaatagtgcccaaccacttgtagacggtctggggattgaaccccgacctgcatgaagcgagacagtcgctctaccgtctagtcgaagtggttgggccccTCAGGATGAATATTGGATCATATGTTACATGAACTAAACTCTGGGCCCCACAGGATGAGTTTTGGAGTGAATTACATGAACTTAATCTCTTATTCAACCCTTACAGATGATTTGAAAGCCTTGAAGACAAGGATTACAGAAGAGATATTACGTCTTGAGACGGACACCAACCTTGAGCGTGAGTATAGTTACGAAGGTAGAGAAGATTATGATAAGGAATGGCAGAATTTGTACGACTGTCGTGAAGAAAAGAATGGTGAAGAGCGCATTAATGAGGGTGATGATACTGATGCACACAGCAAGGATAGTGATGATGCACACAGCAAGGATAGTGATGATGCACACAGCAAGGATAGTGATGATGCACACAGCAAGGAGGGTGCTGAACAACACAGCCAGGACAGTGATTTGGAAGAACACGCCAAGAATAGTGACAATAGTGAACACGTATCAATGACTGCCTCGGAGCCCGCTTCAGAAGATAGATCATGCAAACTACAGTAAGTCTATCAACTGAACACTGTATTTTCATACGATTTTGTGTCACAATGATCAAATGAAACTCATGTTtctgaactcccccccccccctcgtagcctggtggatagcgcgcaggactcgtaattctgtggcgcgggttcgattcccgcacgaggcagaaacaaatgggcaaagtttctttcaccctgaatgcccctgttacctagcagtaaataggtacctgggagttagtcagctgtcacaggctgcctcctgggcgtggaggcctggtcgaggaccgggccgcggggacactaaagccccgaaatcatctcaagataacctcaagataaccccccccccattttagcataggcctatgaagcaagggcGAAAGACAATCCTTGCTTTTAATTCAAATAAAAAAATGCAATCAGTAGGTCTATTGAGTAGGCTTACTGATTGGTGGGGCTGAATTGTTCGAAGAAGCTTAGTGACTGGGGTCTGATgtttgagtggatagcgctcggtgttcgtaatcctaaggttccgggttcgatccccggcggaggggtGAGCAAATGGACAGATTTTCTCTCacgctgatgctcctgttcacctagcaataaataggtatacctgggagttagacagctgctacggactgcttcctgggggtggaggcctggtcgaggaccgggccgcggggacgctaagccccgaaattatctcaagataacctcaagataacttcaagataacctgaccGGAGAAATTTGTATAGGTCTCCACTTTCAGCTTAAGACTATTCCAGTTGAATATAGGAAATAAGTTGTATCTATATCTTAGTTGTATCTGTATCTGTATCTATATGTATCTTAGGCCTATGTTAGGTCATCctatttccacacacacacacacacacacacacacacacacacacacacacacacacacacacacacacacacagtagcctggtagcctggtggatagcgcgcaggactcgtaattctgtggcgcgggttcgattcccgcacgaggcaaaaacaaatggggaaagtttctttcactctgaatgcccctgttacctagcagtaaataagtaccttggagttagtcagctgtcacgggctgcttcctggggtgtggagaagaaaaaataaagaagaaaaaaaagtagttagtaaacagttgattaacagttgagaggcgggccgaaagagcaaagctcaaccccccgcaagcacaaataggtgagtacacacacacacacacacacacacacacacacacacacacacacacacacacacacacacacacacacacacacacacacacacacacagacacacacacacacacacacacacagtatctaTTCCTGGCCTCAACTCTGTTTATTTTCAGATCCACATACATGCTCAACGATTTACGAGATATGGAATTACTGACAGACGCAGTCCTGCACCTTTCGACCAGCGTCTATCGTGAATACGGCGAACTGGTAGTGGGGAAAGCCACTTTACGAGACAGACTTCGACGCTTACAAATAAGCCTGGAGTACATACGCGCCGCCCGCGCCAAATTCGCCGAGCAAGACGCCAACGCAACGGCTATCATGCGGGATATCCAAGATGCCTTCAAGTATTTCCTGTTCGTCAACATCCTCGATCCTGATTTAAGCTTTTTCCACCGCTTCGTGGCAGTGATTGATCAGCTGCAGGAGGTGGTGGAGTCCAGCGGGGACTTGCCCCAGATGCCACCACCTCAACACCGTAACTTAAGCTTGAGTACTGTCTTAGAACAGGACTTAATCAACTTAAGTAGCGTCAACCCTTCGCTTGTGAATGCCGTGCCGCTACTTAACCTGCTCTTGGAAAGATACTTAATCTTCGTAAGTTATTTAATCTTCGTAAGTTACTTAATCTTCGTAAGTTATTTAATCTTCCTAAGTTACTTAATCATCGTAAGTTACTTAATCTTCCTAAGTTACTTAATCTTCCTAAGTTACTTAATCGTAAGTTACTTCGTAAGTTACTTCGTAAGTTACAGGGAGCTAATCATCGTAAAGTGGCTCTCCTAGGCACTTGCATATTGCTTGTCTGTGAACAAAGCTTTGTGAAATCAACATAGCAGTATTCTTGTTCCACTGTACAAGAATAACCTatactatcaacggtataggttaagtattgtaaataagaagcaataagatgcttatcttaacatactaagaaggttaggtgaggtcggtgttttctatgaagcttttcagggtaaactaaaatattcacaatcaattagtatgtcacatatgcacttattaaataagccaatattgactataagcaagtgcgagaacgggttgcacattcATATAAGAACTTAAGAATAAAGGCATTGTAGAAGCCCTATTAACACACATGAAGTAGCTCCTATTTAAACCCAGTCAAATTATTTCACATAcacatatgtctaacctacgcttgaaacaatgaagaCTAGATGTttcccggtaatttgttccataaagcaGCAATGTGCTATTCCCAAACTCGTATGATATTGATTTTATCATGTAGACTAATTATTTGTGTTGTCTATTCCCTCTAAACCATAGCAAGAAGATGACACAGAATCCGAGATCTCTGGAGGACCCTCAATGATTGTCAAAATAAGCATCAATCTCAATTCCTCTTCGACTTCGAGTGAGTCTGATGATACAGGAAGGGGCGACGCGGACGGCGCTCTGACACTGAGAAAAGGCGCGCAATGGCTGGTCGGCCTTCAGAAGACTCAGTAAGTCTTGCACTTTTAAAAACTCTTGTTTGACAAACTTACTGCCTAGGTAAGgccagccagtcggccgagcggacagcacgctggacttgtgatcctgtggtcttgggttcgatcccaggcgccggcgagaaacaatgggtagagtttctttcacccaatgtccccctgttacctagcagtaaaataggtacctgggtgttagtcagctgtcacgggctgcttcctgggggtggaggcctggtcgaggaccgggccacggggactaaaaagccccgaaatcatctcaagataacctcaagataggtctgTTGGTCTTGCCTGTTTGGTACATGTGTGATCTAAGGT
This window of the Procambarus clarkii isolate CNS0578487 chromosome 46, FALCON_Pclarkii_2.0, whole genome shotgun sequence genome carries:
- the LOC123770630 gene encoding uncharacterized protein — translated: MGVATQCRSSRRRGHMLLAPVSSITRVMGHYVSRTVEDQPPDQRQKWVSLHKMVQSLHTDLQATFRCSDQKFQKVVYKIKMLKKVLKSAMKDQLAQPDDLKALKTRITEEILRLETDTNLEREYSYEGREDYDKEWQNLYDCREEKNGEERINEGDDTDAHSKDSDDAHSKDSDDAHSKDSDDAHSKEGAEQHSQDSDLEEHAKNSDNSEHVSMTASEPASEDRSCKLQSTYMLNDLRDMELLTDAVLHLSTSVYREYGELVVGKATLRDRLRRLQISLEYIRAARAKFAEQDANATAIMRDIQDAFKYFLFVNILDPDLSFFHRFVAVIDQLQEVVESSGDLPQMPPPQHRNLSLSTVLEQDLINLSSVNPSLVNAVPLLNLLLERYLIFQEDDTESEISGGPSMIVKISINLNSSSTSSESDDTGRGDADGALTLRKGAQWLVGLQKTQEKLCCLREEIKEQNSLMKECLLLKTEES